A DNA window from Brassica napus cultivar Da-Ae chromosome A4, Da-Ae, whole genome shotgun sequence contains the following coding sequences:
- the LOC106445112 gene encoding beta-glucosidase 30, whose amino-acid sequence MARGSRFFIILSIISLFANTIDSRTLDRHSFPDGFVFGTAASAYQYEGATDEGGKSPAIWDHFSRTYPERTKMHNADVAIDFYHRYKDDIKLMKELNMDAFRFSISWARLIPSGKLKDGVNKEGIQFYKDLIDELLANDIQPSMTLYHWDHPQSLEDEYGGFLSTKIVEDFRDFARICFEEFGDKVKMWTTINEPYIMTIAGYDQGNKAAGRCSSWVNEKCHAGDSSTEPYIVSHNVLLAHAAAVDEFRKSKQISHDSQIGIVLSPRWFEPFHSDSTDDKEAAERALAYEIEWHLDPVIHGDYPEIVKKYAGDKLPSFTEEESNMLKNSSDFVGINYYTARFATHIPEIDPAKPRFKTDHHVEWKLTNHSGHIIGPGDERGLILSHPEGLRKVLNYIKDRYNNIPVYIKENGINDNDDGTKPREEILKDTFRIEYHDTHIQQLHKAIVEDGCDVRGYYAWSMMDNFEWEHGYTARFGLYYVDFVNGLKRYPKDSVKWFKRFLKRSIGQAKEEEVKEMLRVDWNKTLHEQVSFGESSRFFVSFMATNQSKREEENRCSSDLFYGRFDVLKKIEDSSSFY is encoded by the exons ATGGCTAGGGGATCTCGTTTTTTCATCATCCTTTCGATAATCTCATTGTTTGCAAACACAATCGATTCTAGAACATTAGATCGACATAGTTTCCCTGATGGATTCGTTTTTGGAACGGCTGCGTCTGCGTATCAG TACGAAGGAGCAACAGATGAAGGTGGCAAGTCTCCAGCTATATGGGACCACTTCAGCCGCACTTACCCAG AACGGACGAAGATGCATAATGCAGATGTAGCGATTGATTTTTATCACCGTTATAAG gATGACATAAAATTGATGAAGGAGCTAAACATGGACGCTTTCAGATTTTCAATCTCGTGGGCCAGACTAATTCCAA GTGGAAAGCTAAAGGATGGAGTAAACAAAGAAGGTATACAATTCTACAAGGATCTTATCGACGAACTTCTTGCTAATG ACATACAACCATCAATGACACTATATCATTGGGACCATCCACAATCTTTGGAGGACGAATATGGTGGCTTTTTGAGCACTAAAATTGT AGAAGACTTTCGAGATTTTGCAAGAATTTGTTTCGAAGAGTTTGGAGATAAAGTTAAGATGTGGACAACGATCAATGAACCGTACATCATGACTATTGCGGGTTATGACCAAGGTAACAAGGCGGCTGGTCGATGCTCATCATGGGTAAACGAAAAGTGTCATGCGGGCGATTCGAGTACCGAGCCTTACATTGTTTCACATAACGTTCTTCTTGCTCATGCGGCTGCGGTAGACGAGTTCAGAAAGTCTAAACAAATATCGCATGATAGCCAAATTGGGATAGTTTTATCACCAAGATGGTTCGAGCCTTTTCATTCCGACTCTACTGATGATAAAGAAGCAGCTGAACGAGCTCTTGCTTATGAAATTGAATG GCATCTTGATCCAGTGATTCACGGAGACTATCCAGAGATTGTGAAAAAATACGCGGGAGATAAGTTACCTTCATTTACTGAGGAAGAATCAAACATGTTAAAAAATTCATCAGATTTTGTCGGAATAAACTACTATACAGCACGCTTCGCTACTCATATTCCTGAGATCGACCCAGCAAAGCCTCGGTTCAAGACTGATCATCACGTCGAATGGAAAC TGACTAACCACAGTGGCCACATTATCGGACCCGGG GATGAGAGGGGTTTAATATTGTCTCATCCAGAAGGCTTGAGAAAAGTTCTAAACTATATCAAAGATAGATACAATAACATTCCAGTCTACATCAAAGAAAATG GAATCAACGATAATGACGATGGTACAAAACCAAGAGAAGAGATTCTTAAGGACACCTTTAGGATTGAGTACCATGACACGCATATCCAACAACTTCACAAAGCTATAGT TGAAGATGGTTGTGACGTAAGAGGATATTATGCATGGTCAATGATGGACAACTTTGAATGGGAACATGGGTACACTGCTAGATTTGGTCTTTACTATGTTGACTTTGTCAACGGTCTAAAACGTTACCCAAAAGACTCGGTGAAGTGGTTTAAGCGGTTCCTCAAGAGATCGATCGGTCAGGCTAAAGAAGAGGAAGTGAAGGAGATGTTACGTGTGGATTGGAATAAGACTCTGCATGAGCAAGTGAGTTTTGGTGAATCGTCAAGATTTTTTGTATCTTTCATGGCGACGAACCAATCGAAGAGAGAGGAGGAGAATCGTTGCTCGTCTGATTTATTTTATGGCcgttttgatgttttgaagaaGATAGAGGATTCATCAtcattttattga
- the LOC106445113 gene encoding beta-glucosidase 16: MRSKCLILLLIITSIYVGISAKNHSSRPILSRSDFPEDFIFGSATSAYQCEGAAHEDGRGPSIWDTFSENFPEKILDGSNGSIADNSYNLYKEDVNLLHQIGFHAYRFSISWSRILPRGDLKGGINQAGLDYYNNLINQLLLKGMKPFVTIFHWDLPEALEHAYGGFLGAEIVNDFRDYAELCFQKFGDRVKQWVTVNEPFTVVRDGYIIGQKAPGRCSSFTNPNCTGGDGATEPYIVGHNFLLAHGAAVKIYRERYQAIQKGNIGIALNTEWHYPYSDSYADKLAAARATAFTFDYFLEPIVYGRYPAEMVNHVKDGRLPTFTPEESSMLKGSYDFIGLNYYLSFYVKDVPCATENITMYTDRCASIVGERNGVPIGPTAGSSWLMIYPKGIRDLLLHAKLKYNDPVLYITENGVNEANTGEIFLNDNLRIDYYANHLKMVRDAISMGVNVKGYFAWSLMDNFEWSEGYTVRFGLVYVDFRNGRKRYPKKSAKWFRRLLKGKYIGTKQQVAVM; this comes from the exons ATGAGAAGTAAATGTCTCATTTTACTGTTGATCATAACTTCCATCTACGTTGGAATTTCTGCTAAGAATCACTCCTCAAGACCTATTTTAAGCAGAAGTGATTTCCCAGAAGATTTCATTTTTGGATCTGCCACTTCTGCATACCAG TGTGAAGGTGCTGCTCATGAAGATGGTAGAGGACCAAGTATCTGGGACACCTTCTCTGAAAATTTCCCAG AGAAGATATTGGATGGTAGTAATGGGTCCATTGCTGATAATTCTTACAACCTATACAAG GAAGATGTGAATTTGCTGCATCAAATTGGCTTCCATGCTTACCGATTCTCGATCTCATGGTCACGGATTTTGCCTC GTGGGGATTTAAAGGGAGGTATCAACCAGGCTGGACTTGATTATTACAACAACTTGATTAATCAACTTCTGTTAAAAG GAATGAAGCCATTTGTCACAATCTTTCACTGGGACCTACCAGAGGCACTTGAACATGCATACGGTGGCTTCCTCGGAGCTGAGATTGT GAATGATTTCCGGGACTATGCAGAACTCTGCTTCCAGAAATTTGGAGATAGAGTGAAGCAATGGGTGACAGTAAACGAGCCATTTACAGTGGTACGTGATGGTTACATAATTGGTCAAAAGGCACCTGGAAGATGTTCCAGTTTCACTAATCCTAATTGCACCGGGGGTGATGGAGCCACCGAACCTTACATCGTCGGCCATAACTTCCTCCTCGCTCATGGAGCCGCCGTCAAGATCTACAGAGAAAGGTACCAG GCAATTCAGAAAGGCAATATTGGTATCGCCTTAAACACAGAATGGCACTACCCTTACTCAGATTCATATGCTGACAAACTAGCCGCAGCTCGAGCCACGGCCTTCACCTTTGACTACTTCTTGGAGCCAATCGTCTATGGTAGATACCCTGCCGAAATGGTCAACCATGTGAAAGACGGTCGCCTACCTACATTCACACCAGAAGAGTCATCAATGCTAAAAGGATCATATGATTTCATAGGTCTTAACTATTACTTATCTTTCTACGTTAAAGACGTGCCGTGTGCAACTGAAAACATCACCATGTACACCGATCGTTGCGCCAGCATAGTAG GTGAGCGAAATGGAGTGCCTATCGGTCCAACG GCTGGTTCGAGTTGGCTTATGATATACCCCAAGGGTATTCGTGATCTTCTACTGCatgcaaaattaaaatacaatgaTCCCGTCTTGTATATAACAGAAAACG GAGTGAATGAAGCTAACACTGGAGAAATCTTTCTTAATGACAACTTGAGAATTGACTACTACGCTAATCACCTTAAGATGGTTCGCGATGCAATCTC GATGGGGGTGAATGTGAAAGGATATTTTGCATGGTCGCTGATGGATAACTTCGAGTGGTCGGAAGGATACACGGTCCGGTTCGGGCTAGTGTATGTGGACTTTAGAAATGGACGTAAGAGGTATCCCAAGAAATCAGCTAAGTGGTTCAGGAGATTGTTGAAGGGAAAGTATATTGGGACTAAACAGCAAGTGGCTGTTATGTAG
- the LOC106445114 gene encoding beta-glucosidase 27 → MTLKRNTYSKKNSFGRSDFPEGFLFGTASSAYQYEGAINEAPRGESVWDTFVRKYPERNCYSNADQAVEFYNHYKEDIQRMKDINMDAFRFSISWPRILPLGKKSKGVNQEGINFYNDLIDELLANGITPLATLFHWDTPQTLEDEYNGFLSEEAVNDFKDFAALCFEEFGDRVKLWVTLNEPWVYSIGGYDTGRKAPGRASKYMNEAAVAGESGLEVYTVSHNLLLAHAEAVEVFRNNPKCKDGKIGIAHCPVWFEPYDSNCPDDKEACERAMQFMFGWHMDPTVYGDYPEVMKKSIGKRLPSFTAAQSKKLRGSFDFVGVNYYSAFYVKSIPEVDHNTPNWRSDARIEWRKQNKAGQTLGVRGGSEWDFLYPQGLRKFLNYAKDKYESPKFMITENGHCDIDYEKKPKLSNLMDLQRTEYHKKHLQSIQQAIQEDGVEVEGYFAWSLLDNCEWNAGYGVRYGLFYVDYKNGLKRFPKMSAMWFKEFLKREEEMGDSEEEEYLLNVATKKKRFLLATGSASCFIPKMSESSKALELFF, encoded by the exons ATGACGCT aAAGAGGAACACTTACTCGAAGAAAAACTCGTTCGGCCGTTCTGATTTTCCTGAGGGTTTCCTCTTTGGGACAGCTTCATCGGCTTACCAATATGAAGGAGCTATAAATGAAGCTCCTCGTGGAGAAAGTGTTTGGGATACATTTGTTCGCAAATATCCAG AGAGAAATTGCTACTCTAACGCAGACCAAGCGGTTGAGTTCTATAACCATTACAAGGAAGACATCCAGAGAATGAAGGATATTAACATGGATGCTTTTAGATTCTCTATCTCGTGGCCTCGGATTTTGCCTC TTGGAAAGAAAAGCAAGGGCGTGAACCAAGAAGGAATCAATTTTTACAACGATCTCATCGATGAACTCTTAGCTAACG GAATCACACCTCTTGCTACTTTATTCCATTGGGATACTCCTCAAACCCTTGAAGATGAATATAACGGATTTCTAAGCGAAGAAGCTGT TAATGACTTCAAAGATTTTGCGGCCTTATGTTTCGAAGAATTTGGGGACCGTGTGAAATTGTGGGTTACATTAAACGAGCCATGGGTCTATAGCATTGGTGGCTATGACACAGGAAGAAAAGCGCCCGGACGTGCCTCCAAGTACATGAACGAAGCAGCTGTAGCTGGAGAATCTGGCCTTGAGGTTTATACCGTTAGTCACAATCTACTTCTTGCTCACGCAGAAGCCGTTGAAGTCTTCAGAAACAATCCCAAA TGTAAAGATGGCAAGATTGGTATCGCGCATTGTCCCGTATGGTTTGAGCCTTATGACTCAAACTGCCCTGATGACAAAGAAGCATGTGAAAGAGCCATGCAATTCATGTTTGGATG GCACATGGATCCAACGGTGTACGGAGATTACCCTGAAGTGATGAAGAAATCGATCGGGAAAAGATTACCCTCGTTTACCGCAGCCCAATCCAAGAAGCTAAGAGGTTCTTTTGACTTCGTTGGAGTGAATTATTACAGTGCTTTCTACGTTAAAAGTATTCCTGAAGTGGACCACAACACTCCCAATTGGAGATCGGACGCACGCATCGAATGGAGAA aacaaaacaaagCAGGACAGACATTAGGAGTAAGAGGTGGTTCAGAATGGGACTTTCTATACCCACAAGGGCTTCGAAAGTTTCTAAACTATGCTAAGGATAAATACGAAAGCCCTAAATTCATGATCACTGAAAACG GACATTGTGATATAGATTACGAGAAAAAACCAAAGCTTTCTAACTTGATGGATCTCCAAAGGACAGAGTACCACAAGAAACATCTCCAAAGCATCCAACAAGCCATCCA GGAGGATGGGGTTGAAGTGGAAGGATACTTTGCATGGTCGTTACTAGACAACTGTGAATGGAACGCAGGTTATGGAGTCCGATATGGTCTCTTCTACGTCGATTACAAAAATGGACTAAAACGTTTTCCTAAAATGTCTGCCATGTGGTTCAAAGAGTTcttgaagagagaagaagagatgggAGATTCTGAGGAAGAAGAGTACTTGCTTAACGTTgcaacaaagaagaagagattctTATTAGCAACTGGCTCGGCCTCGTGTTTTATTCCTAAGATGTCGGAATCTTCTAAGGCCCTCGAATTATTTTTCTAg
- the LOC111214965 gene encoding uncharacterized protein LOC111214965 translates to MNDDYTTNIHSCSDSVNNRNGDGNGNQYQISQVWGTWEELLLTCAVNRHGSKDWDSVAKEVVSRSSLDASAPSCRLKYQDLKRRFRDSVDDDDGRGNSDGEIPWLEQLRSLRVAELRRDVQRCDESILSLQLKVKKLEEEEKDGDDVRSINDETEPTRLNRETNESNSTPPVDKIADHERLSGDSSINPDPDQKTATEEEEEGTVSRRSGMSHSGELGESGTYTGHRKRKGHEYMSGEDNSIRGESGGNIKPDGSQSQPLIEIIKMIRSHPRGSVFEYRLRSQETKDYKRVIRQHLDIKTIEKKMEEGSYVSSSLSFYRDLKLLFTNAIVFFPTSSSESKAAQELRTLVSNEMKKETGKSSHRAIKSEGGSLLSKQKASAPPLVACKKKGSASKKTLPSSSSFKQKDEIQVSEDKDVTITAIATRRSRKTSKGMEVVAKDTTMGRAKNNNKKQTDSKADSSNDDDEEKTPKIEKKRASEKKKSVAEFLKRIKNNSPPKGKETTSKDQKKSDDNVKKENSKAKPRELRSNSTGKKKVEVESTENKRLSKRKQLKKEAEGETAAATRKRGRELRKDNQQPKKRNKR, encoded by the exons ATGAACGACGACTATACAACCAATATTCACAGTTGCAGTGATTCTGTTAACAATCGTAACGGAGACGGTAACGGTAATCAGTATCAGATCAGTCAAGTATGGGGAACGTGGGAGGAGCTTCTGTTAACATGCGCCGTTAATCGCCACGGTTCTAAAGATTGGGACTCCGTCGCTAAGGAGGTTGTTTCCCGGAGCTCTCTCGACGCCTCCGCTCCGAGTTGCCGGCTCAAGTATCAAGATCTCAAGCGTCGGTTCCGAGATTCCGTCGACGACGACGACGGACGAGGAAATAGCGACGGTGAAATCCCTTGGCTCGAGCAGTTACGGAGTCTTCGTGTGGCGGAGCTCCGGCGAGATGTTCAGCGATGCGACGAGTCGATACT atcgcttcagttaaaagttaagaaactagaggaggaggagaaagaCGGAGATGATGTTAGATCGATCAACGACGAAACAGAGCCGACGAGGCTAAACCGAGAAACGAACGAGTCTAACTCGACACCTCCCGTCGATAAAATCGCCGATCACGAGCGGTTAAGCGGAGATAGTTCGATAAATCCAGATCCCGATCAAAAGACGGcaacggaggaggaggaagaagggaCGGTTAGTAGAAGATCGGGAATGAGTCACTCCGGCGAGTTAGGCGAGTCGGGAACGTACACAGGTCATCGGAAGAGGAAAGGACATGAATACATGAGCGGCGAGGATAACAGTATCCGCGGTGAAAGCGGCGGTAATATTAAACCGGACGGGAGTCAATCGCAGCCGTTGATAGAGATCATTAAGATGATTCGGTCTCATCCGCGTGGATCCGTGTTCGAATACCGGCTTCGGAGCCAG GAGACAAAGGACTACAAGAGAGTGATAAGGCAGCATTTGGACATTAAAACAAtagagaagaagatggaggaaGGATCCTATGTTTCTTCAAGTCTTTCATTTTACAGAGACCTTAAGCTTCTCTTCACAAACGCCATTGTTTTCTTTCCCACATCTTCCTCAGAATCCAAGGCTGCACAAGAGCTAAGAACCCTTGTCTCTAACGAAATGAAGAAAGAAACTGGAAAATCGAGTCACCGTGCCATCAAATCAGAGGGGGGATCTTTGCTTTCTAAACAGAAAGCTTCTGCTCCCCCTCTTGTTGCATGTAAGAAGAAAGGTTCTGCTTCGAAAAAGACGTTACCTTCTTCTTCAAGCTTCAAACAAAAAGATGAGATTCAAGTTTCAGAAGATAAGGATGTGACTATTACTGCTATAGCTACAAGAAGGTCGAGGAAAACGAGCAAAGGTATGGAAGTTGTTGCCAAGGATACCACAATGGGAAGAGCCAAAAACAATAACAAGAAACAAACAGATTCAAAAGCAGATTCAtcgaatgatgatgatgaggaaaaGACACCTAagatagagaagaagagagcatcagagaagaagaagagtgtggCTGagttcttgaagagaatcaaaaaTAACTCACCACCGAAGGGAAAAGAAACAACAAGTAAAGATCAGAAGAAGAGTGATGACAACGTTAAGAAAGAGAACAGTAAAGCAAAACCAAGGGAACTGAGGAGCAACAGCACGGGTAAAAAGAAGGTTGAGGTAGAGAGTACTGAAAATAAGAGATTATCGAAacgaaaacaattgaaaaaagaaGCAGAGGGAGAGACTGCTGCGGCTACCAGAAAACGAGGTAGGGAATTACGAAAAGACAATCAACAaccaaagaaaagaaacaaaagatga
- the LOC106449102 gene encoding citrate synthase 5, mitochondrial, with the protein MVFLRSVSAISRLRSRVAKQSSVSNSVRWLQTQGSSELDLKSQLQEIIPEQQDRLKKLKSQHGTVPVGNITVDMVLGGMRGMTGLLWETSLLDAEEGIRFRGMSIPECQKVLPAAQPGGEPLPEGLLWLLLTGKVPNKEQVDALSKELASRAAVPDYVYKAINALPLTAHPMTQFASGVMALQVESEFQKAYEEGVVHKSKFWEPTFEDALNLIARVPVVASYVYRRMFKDGSIIPLDDSLDYGANFSHMLGFDSPQMKELMRLYVTIHSDHEGGNVSAHAGHLVGSALSDPYLAFAAALNGLAGPLHGLANQEVLLWIKSVVEECGENISKEQLKDYVWKTLNSGKVVPGYGHGVLRKTDPRYVCQREFALKHLPDDPLFQLVSKLYEVVPPILTELGKVKNPWPNVDAHSGVLLNYYGLTEARYYTVLFGVSRSLGICSQLIWDRALGLPLERPKSVNMDWLDKFMSLSR; encoded by the exons ATGGTGTTTCTTAGGAGCGTCTCGGCCATTTCAAGGCTTCGATCTCGAGTC GCGAAGCAATCTTCAGTTAGCAACTCCGTTAGATGGCTTCAGACGCAAGGCTCTTCCGAATTG GACCTGAAGTCTCAGCTGCAAGAGATCATTCCAGAACAACAG GACCGCTTGAAGAAATTGAAATCACAACATGGAACTGTCCCAGTTGGGAACATCACTGTTGATATG GTACTTGGTGGAATGAGAGGGATGACTGGTTTACTCTGGGAAACCTCACTGCTTGATGCAGAAGAg GGGATACGTTTTAGAGGCATGTCGATTCCTGAATGCCAGAAAGTATTGCCTGCAGCTCAGCCTGGAGGAGAGCCCTTGCCTGAGGGTCTTCTGTGGCTTCTGTTAACTGGAAAG GTGCCAAACAAAGAGCAGGTTGATGCATTGTCAAAGGAGCTAGCTAGCCGTGCTGCTGTGCCAG ATTATGTCTACAAAGCTATCAATGCTTTGCCTTTGACTGCTCATCCAATGACTCAATTTGCAAGTGGTGTTATGGCTCTCCAG GTTGAAAGTGAATTCCAGAAGGCATATGAGGAGGGTGTTGTTCATAAGTCAAA GTTCTGGGAGCCAACCTTTGAGGATGCCCTCAACTTGATAGCTCGTGTTCCTGTTGTAGCTTCATATGTTTATCGGAG GATGTTTAAAGATGGTAGCATCATTCCATTAGATGATTCTTTGGATTATGGTGCTAATTTTTCACACATGCTGGGATTTGATAGTCCTCAGATGAAAGAGCTCATGAGGCTTTATGTCACCATTCACAG TGATCATGAGGGTGGAAACGTTAGTGCTCACGCTGGTCACTTG GTTGGGAGTGCACTTTCAGATCCATATCTTGCATTTGCAGCTGCCTTAAATGGTTTAGCTGGACCACTACACGGTTTGGCGAATCAG GAAGTTTTGCTATGGATCAAATCAGTTGTTGAGGAATGTGGGGAAAATATATCAAAGGAACAGCTGAAAGATTATGTCTGGAAAACCTTAAACAGTGGCAAG GTAGTTCCAGGATATGGCCATGGTGTTTTGCGTAAGACAGATCCAAGATATGTATGCCAAAGAGAGTTCGCCTTGAAGCATCTACCTGATGACCCTCTTTTTCAGCTG GTGTCTAAGCTCTATGAAGTTGTGCCTCCTATTTTAACCGAGCTAGGAAAG GTTAAGAACCCTTGGCCTAACGTTGATGCTCATAGTGGAGTGCTGCTCAACTATTATGGTCTAACCGAAGCAAG ATACTACACGGTTCTTTTTGGCGTCTCAAGGAGTCTTGGAATCTGCTCACAG cTGATATGGGATCGAGCTCTTGGACTGCCACTTGAGAGACCGAAGAGTGTTAACATGGACTGGCTCGATAAGTTCATGAGCTTGAGCCGCTGA
- the LOC106449103 gene encoding VQ motif-containing protein 18 yields MKAEYDLDHLPHQSFYGDYSKTLVPLNKNSQIVTKIKPRIRIIHIFAPEIINTDVKNFRTLVQSLTGKPDITKTGSKKKTRRTNIHAPPPPPQESGKEHTAEHVNMIIGSHVVKEEWRSGSNTNTYFDLDGLIDLDEDNIFSSRWF; encoded by the coding sequence ATGAAGGCTGAATACGATCTTGATCACCTTCCTCATCAAAGCTTTTATGGAGATTATTCAAAAACATTGGTACCCTTGAACAAGAACTCCCAAATAGTTACCAAGATCAAGCCTAGGATCCGAATCATCCATATATTTGCGCCGGAGATTATTAACACCGACGTCAAGAACTTCCGTACACTCGTCCAAAGTCTGACCGGAAAACCGGATATCACCAAAACCGGTTCTAAGAAAAAGACAAGAAGAACGAATATTCACGCGCCGCCGCCTCCACCTCAAGAATCAGGCAAAGAACATACGGCGGAGCATGTTAACATGATTATAGGGAGCCATGTGGTGAAGGAAGAATGGAGATCAGGTTCAAACACAAACACTTATTTTGATTTAGATGGTTTGATTGATCTTGATGAAGACAACATATTCTCAAGTCGATGGTTTTGA